One Longimicrobiales bacterium genomic window carries:
- the lpxB gene encoding lipid-A-disaccharide synthase has protein sequence MSPPRIFLSAGEPSGDLHGARVAEALRRRWPDAELFGLGGDRMRAAGVELLAHVDQLAIMGFVEVLRHLPYFVDLMRTVKRTLSARRPDLVLPIDYPGFNLRLARHARSRHIPVLYYIAPQVWAWHRSRMKQLARNTDRLAVILPFETELFRAAGANASFVGHPLLDQPAPAASREEFLRDLGVDPDRPVLALFPGSRAQEVDRQLDVFGAAAAAVQARMSDVQPVLAESAAVSPATYAAAPFPRTRDGWALLHHARAALVKSGTSTLQAALSGTPLVVTYRVHPLTFFMAQRLVRVPHVGLVNLVAGERIAPELLQDDATPERLAAALLPLLEENSSERRTALAGLARVRDRLAPPDTERSAAERVADLAAELMHA, from the coding sequence TTGTCCCCCCCGCGCATCTTCCTGTCCGCAGGCGAGCCGTCAGGCGATCTGCACGGCGCGCGGGTGGCTGAAGCACTCCGTCGCCGATGGCCGGACGCGGAGCTGTTCGGCCTGGGCGGTGATCGCATGCGTGCAGCCGGCGTCGAGCTGCTCGCGCACGTCGATCAGCTCGCGATCATGGGTTTCGTCGAGGTGCTGCGTCACCTGCCGTATTTCGTCGACCTGATGAGGACGGTGAAGCGAACGCTGAGCGCGCGGCGCCCCGATCTCGTGCTGCCGATCGATTACCCCGGCTTCAATCTCCGGCTCGCGCGACACGCCCGTTCACGGCACATACCCGTGCTCTACTACATCGCACCGCAGGTCTGGGCGTGGCACCGCAGCCGTATGAAACAGCTCGCCCGCAACACCGACCGTCTGGCGGTCATTCTGCCCTTCGAGACCGAGCTCTTCCGCGCTGCGGGTGCCAATGCGTCCTTCGTCGGGCATCCTTTGCTGGATCAACCTGCTCCAGCCGCCTCCCGCGAGGAGTTCCTGCGCGATCTCGGCGTCGATCCCGACCGGCCCGTGCTTGCGCTTTTCCCGGGATCGCGCGCGCAGGAGGTGGACCGGCAGCTGGATGTGTTCGGGGCCGCCGCCGCGGCGGTGCAGGCGCGCATGAGTGATGTGCAGCCCGTGCTGGCGGAAAGCGCTGCGGTGTCGCCAGCGACATATGCCGCGGCACCTTTCCCGCGGACGCGCGATGGCTGGGCACTGCTGCACCACGCGCGCGCGGCGCTCGTGAAGTCGGGCACGAGTACGCTGCAGGCGGCGCTGTCCGGCACACCGCTCGTCGTTACCTATCGTGTGCATCCCCTGACATTCTTCATGGCGCAGCGACTGGTGCGCGTGCCGCATGTGGGTCTGGTGAATCTGGTTGCCGGTGAGCGCATCGCGCCGGAGCTGCTGCAGGATGACGCAACGCCGGAGCGGCTGGCCGCCGCGCTGCTGCCGCTTCTCGAGGAGAACAGCAGCGAGCGACGCACGGCCCTGGCGGGCCTGGCCCGCGTGCGGGACCGCCTGGCACCGCCGGACACGGAGCGGAGCGCGGCGGAGCGCGTCGCCGACCTCGCGGCCGAGCTGATGCACGCATGA
- a CDS encoding lysophospholipid acyltransferase family protein, with the protein MRTGLRYTLVRYAGGAMLDTLMRTVRIRIENDRAYRPRMQEGKPVIFALWHGRLLPLGFVHRGQDIVCLASRSADGEYITRVLQHWGFDVVRGSSSSGGDTAFRDLVRRVRAGQSVAVTPDGPRGPRERLKPGVLQLAQMTGVPLVPLAAAASRAWWFVSWDRFLVPQPFARLHVAYGDPIFVDRDTKDLTDLTARTEATLDTLMARVEGAAAQ; encoded by the coding sequence ATGAGAACGGGGCTGCGCTACACGCTTGTGCGGTACGCCGGCGGTGCGATGCTCGACACGCTGATGCGCACGGTGCGAATCCGCATCGAGAACGACCGTGCCTACCGGCCGCGGATGCAGGAGGGGAAGCCGGTCATCTTTGCGTTGTGGCACGGCCGGCTCCTGCCGCTCGGCTTTGTCCATCGCGGCCAGGACATTGTCTGCCTCGCGAGCCGCTCGGCGGACGGCGAGTACATCACGCGGGTGTTGCAGCACTGGGGGTTCGATGTGGTGCGCGGCTCGAGCAGCAGTGGCGGCGATACCGCGTTCCGGGACCTCGTCCGCCGCGTGCGCGCGGGTCAATCCGTCGCGGTCACGCCTGACGGACCACGCGGTCCGCGCGAGCGACTCAAGCCGGGCGTCCTGCAGCTCGCTCAGATGACAGGTGTCCCGCTCGTACCCCTGGCAGCCGCCGCGTCGCGCGCGTGGTGGTTCGTCAGCTGGGACCGTTTCCTGGTGCCGCAGCCGTTCGCGCGGCTGCACGTTGCGTATGGCGACCCGATCTTCGTCGACCGTGACACGAAGGACCTGACGGATCTGACCGCACGCACCGAAGCGACGCTCGACACTCTCATGGCGCGCGTTGAAGGCGCGGCGGCGCAATGA
- a CDS encoding tetraacyldisaccharide 4'-kinase: MSGRMAGLARRWWAGELGVAGTALDVTLAPAEAAYRMGIKLRNRAYDRRMLASTVAPLPVISIGNIAVGGTGKTPFTSWLALRLAQRGERPAIVHGGYAQDEPELHRTWAPEIPVFVDRDRVRAAGRAHAEGASVVLLDDAFQHRRIRRDLDIVLISVERWSDTVRLLPRGAWREPPAALERADVLVCVRKTATVEEAVSVARAVASGSGRPVLRVHLRAAGWQRDGVPAAAPTGPCLLVAGLADPGLFVMNARDAGALVTTELLFPDHHEYDDADAARIRAAAAGRTIITSAKDWVKLRGRVDAAETLVLTQEVVIEEGEPQLDAALGRVLR; the protein is encoded by the coding sequence ATGAGCGGACGCATGGCCGGCCTGGCGCGGCGCTGGTGGGCGGGGGAGCTGGGCGTCGCGGGCACCGCACTGGACGTCACACTGGCTCCGGCCGAAGCCGCCTACCGCATGGGCATCAAGCTCCGGAACCGTGCCTACGACCGAAGGATGCTGGCGAGCACGGTCGCGCCGCTGCCGGTGATCAGCATCGGCAACATTGCGGTCGGGGGCACGGGCAAGACACCATTCACGAGCTGGCTGGCCCTCCGCCTCGCGCAGCGCGGCGAGAGGCCGGCGATCGTGCACGGTGGCTACGCGCAGGATGAGCCCGAACTGCACCGCACGTGGGCACCGGAGATCCCCGTATTCGTGGACCGCGACCGGGTGCGTGCGGCCGGGCGGGCGCATGCCGAGGGGGCCAGCGTGGTGCTGCTGGACGACGCGTTTCAGCACAGACGCATCAGGCGGGATCTCGATATCGTGCTCATCTCGGTGGAGCGGTGGTCGGATACGGTGCGACTGCTGCCGCGCGGCGCGTGGCGCGAGCCGCCTGCAGCACTGGAGCGCGCAGACGTGCTCGTGTGCGTACGGAAGACAGCGACTGTCGAGGAAGCGGTGAGCGTCGCGCGGGCGGTCGCGAGCGGCTCCGGTCGGCCGGTGCTGCGCGTCCACCTCCGCGCAGCGGGCTGGCAGCGGGACGGGGTGCCCGCCGCCGCGCCGACCGGGCCGTGTCTGCTGGTGGCCGGCCTGGCCGATCCCGGTCTGTTCGTCATGAACGCGCGGGACGCCGGGGCGCTGGTGACGACGGAGCTGCTCTTTCCCGATCATCATGAATACGACGATGCGGACGCCGCGCGGATCCGGGCAGCGGCAGCGGGGCGCACGATCATCACGAGTGCCAAGGACTGGGTGAAGCTGCGCGGCCGCGTCGACGCGGCGGAGACGCTGGTGCTGACTCAGGAGGTGGTGATCGAGGAAGGGGAGCCGCAGCTCGACGCCGCCCTCGGGCGGGTGCTGCGATGA